The following proteins are co-located in the Pseudoalteromonas sp. N1230-9 genome:
- a CDS encoding amidohydrolase family protein gives MTKLTKSLKLSLVAAGLFSATASAASVAIVNATLHTSTEQGVLEGASVVFEDGKIVAINPTSINADTTIDAKGQIVTAGFIGTMNQLGLVEVGAVAGSRDGSDDKATIDFDPSLAFNPRSSLIPYARKGGITQDVIVPNGGESIFAGLASVVDLSGSFESVNKKQVALVVHLGEKSKGSRAMSMKTLIDKLEGEKSAKKDDKKAPSTEQKVLAAVLAGDMPLIASVQRASDIYSLVKLKETYGINLVIHGGDDAVVVADALAKADVPVIISSMANLPGSFDSLHANLANAGKLEKAGVKVIIGVAGDSSHNVYQLRFDAGNAVSYGMTQQGALSAVTSNIADVFGLNSGAVATGKRANLVMWSADPFELNSHVSKMWINGEEVSTEARQDKLRERYTTDSVMPRAYTK, from the coding sequence ATGACAAAATTAACTAAATCATTAAAGCTGTCACTTGTTGCTGCTGGCTTATTTTCTGCGACAGCAAGTGCTGCATCTGTGGCAATTGTAAATGCAACACTACACACTTCAACAGAGCAAGGTGTGCTAGAAGGCGCAAGCGTTGTTTTTGAAGATGGCAAAATTGTTGCAATTAACCCGACATCTATTAACGCAGACACAACTATTGATGCAAAAGGCCAAATCGTAACTGCAGGCTTTATCGGCACAATGAACCAACTTGGCTTAGTTGAGGTGGGAGCTGTTGCAGGCTCACGTGATGGTAGTGATGACAAAGCAACTATCGATTTTGATCCAAGTCTTGCGTTTAACCCACGTAGTAGCTTAATTCCTTACGCCCGAAAGGGTGGCATTACTCAAGATGTAATTGTCCCTAACGGCGGTGAAAGTATCTTTGCTGGCCTTGCATCTGTGGTTGATTTATCGGGTAGTTTTGAAAGTGTTAATAAAAAGCAAGTTGCACTTGTTGTTCACCTAGGTGAAAAGAGCAAGGGCTCTCGTGCGATGTCAATGAAAACACTTATCGACAAGCTTGAAGGTGAAAAGTCAGCTAAAAAAGATGATAAAAAAGCGCCTTCTACAGAGCAAAAAGTGCTAGCCGCAGTGCTTGCTGGTGACATGCCTCTGATTGCGAGTGTTCAACGCGCATCAGACATTTATTCACTTGTTAAGCTAAAAGAAACCTATGGTATTAATTTAGTGATTCATGGCGGTGATGATGCTGTTGTAGTTGCTGATGCACTAGCAAAGGCTGACGTGCCTGTGATCATCAGTTCAATGGCTAACTTACCAGGTAGCTTTGACTCATTACATGCAAACCTTGCTAACGCAGGTAAGCTTGAAAAAGCCGGTGTTAAAGTGATTATTGGTGTTGCCGGTGACTCAAGCCATAACGTATACCAATTACGCTTTGATGCAGGTAACGCTGTATCTTATGGTATGACTCAACAGGGGGCTCTGAGTGCTGTAACGAGTAACATTGCCGATGTATTTGGGCTTAATTCAGGTGCTGTTGCAACAGGTAAACGTGCCAATCTAGTTATGTGGTCTGCCGATCCTTTTGAGCTTAATTCACACGTGAGCAAAATGTGGATCAATGGTGAAGAGGTTTCTACCGAAGCACGTCAAGACAAACTACGTGAGCGTTACACAACAGATTCAGTTATGCCTCGAGCTTATACAAAATAA
- a CDS encoding amidohydrolase: MQKFAPSLLVMALGVALAGCQDNGPQDPRVSINKNPYPSTYQPLTSTSTLITNATVLTGTGERLDEADVYFVDGKVQQVGKGLSVQADTTIDAQGKWVTPGIIDVHSHLGAYPTPSVASHQDGNEMTSPVTAEVWVEHSVWPQDPGFNRAREGGITSLQILPGSANLIGGRGVTLKNVPSHTMQGMKFPDAPYGLKMACGENPKRVYGSKGVLPSTRMGNMAGYRTAWIEAAEYKRQWDKYDSDYDAGKNPEVPHRDIKLDTLAGVLEGDILIHNHCYKAEEMAMMIDLGKEFGYHSGTFHHGVEAYKIADLLAENGNCAALWPDWWGFKMEAYDMVQENVAIVDAVKNSCAVVHSDSDTTIQRLNQEAGKVMYRANDVGYDISEQHAIKWITSNAAKSLGIDDKTGSLESGKQADVVIWNQNPFSVYAKAEQVFIDGAKVYDRNDDKYQAQSDFMLGQK, encoded by the coding sequence ATGCAAAAATTTGCACCATCCTTGTTGGTCATGGCGCTTGGTGTCGCGTTAGCCGGCTGTCAAGATAATGGCCCACAAGACCCTAGAGTCTCAATTAATAAAAACCCATATCCAAGCACTTATCAGCCACTTACTTCAACGAGTACCCTTATCACTAATGCGACTGTATTAACAGGTACCGGCGAGCGTTTAGACGAGGCTGATGTCTATTTTGTTGACGGCAAAGTACAACAAGTTGGTAAGGGGTTAAGTGTTCAAGCTGATACAACAATCGATGCACAAGGTAAATGGGTAACACCTGGGATTATTGACGTGCACTCACATTTAGGGGCTTATCCAACTCCATCGGTGGCATCTCACCAAGATGGTAATGAAATGACCAGCCCTGTGACTGCAGAGGTGTGGGTTGAGCATTCTGTATGGCCACAAGACCCAGGTTTTAATCGTGCTCGTGAGGGCGGTATTACGTCATTACAAATTCTACCAGGCTCAGCAAACTTGATTGGTGGTCGTGGTGTAACCCTTAAAAATGTTCCTTCGCATACAATGCAAGGTATGAAATTTCCTGATGCACCCTATGGTTTAAAAATGGCGTGTGGTGAAAACCCGAAACGTGTTTATGGCAGCAAAGGTGTTCTACCATCAACGCGTATGGGGAATATGGCAGGGTATCGTACCGCATGGATTGAAGCTGCTGAATATAAACGCCAATGGGATAAATACGACAGTGATTATGACGCGGGTAAGAACCCAGAAGTACCACATCGTGACATTAAGCTAGATACCCTAGCAGGTGTACTTGAGGGCGATATACTCATTCATAACCATTGCTATAAAGCAGAAGAAATGGCCATGATGATTGACCTTGGCAAAGAGTTTGGCTATCACTCAGGTACTTTCCACCACGGTGTTGAAGCATACAAAATAGCTGATTTACTAGCAGAAAATGGTAACTGTGCAGCACTTTGGCCAGATTGGTGGGGTTTTAAGATGGAAGCCTATGACATGGTTCAAGAGAACGTTGCAATTGTCGACGCAGTTAAAAATTCATGCGCTGTTGTTCACTCTGATTCAGATACAACCATTCAACGTCTAAACCAAGAAGCTGGGAAAGTTATGTATCGTGCAAACGATGTTGGTTATGACATTTCTGAACAACATGCAATTAAGTGGATCACCTCAAATGCGGCTAAATCGCTGGGTATTGATGATAAAACAGGTTCTCTTGAATCGGGTAAACAAGCTGATGTTGTTATCTGGAATCAAAACCCATTTAGTGTGTACGCAAAAGCTGAGCAAGTATTTATCGATGGTGCCAAAGTTTATGATCGTAACGATGATAAATACCAAGCACAAAGTGATTTCATGCTAGGTCAAAAATAG
- a CDS encoding DUF3718 domain-containing protein produces the protein MNTLTTTLGTALIIGSSVITFDTNAAQFVAADDSPGTQTCMAIASNNRLDLVHKMRDLGINKRVISDKLLCNNMSTAKFASIYGFNKTAKYLKLESTQTSIHDLAKTADDTVIVIAGSK, from the coding sequence ATGAATACGTTAACAACAACACTTGGTACAGCTCTTATTATTGGCTCATCTGTGATTACTTTTGATACAAATGCAGCGCAATTTGTAGCAGCAGATGATTCACCTGGCACGCAAACGTGTATGGCAATTGCCTCAAACAATCGTTTAGATCTTGTGCATAAAATGCGAGACTTAGGCATCAATAAGCGTGTAATTTCAGACAAGCTTCTATGTAATAATATGTCTACTGCAAAATTTGCGAGTATTTATGGTTTCAATAAGACAGCAAAGTATCTAAAATTAGAATCAACCCAAACAAGTATTCATGACTTGGCAAAAACAGCTGATGATACTGTTATTGTCATTGCTGGTTCTAAGTAA
- a CDS encoding DUF445 domain-containing protein, which translates to MNKSLVTNLVAAILVLLGFLLDNEIVLSVGLFALSGAITNWVAIHMLFEKVPFLYGSGVITIKFESFKVAIKNLVMTEFFTEQKIDQVMAMAKPNIDLEPVIADVNLSPAYDSLIEVIEASQFGSMLGMFGGRQALEPMREPFIVKMKEAVIDISHSDEFKAILDDKLFASSHIGSSLHTTVEALVDDRLNELTPTMVKNIIQTMIKEHLGWLVIWGGVFGGLFGLLAALI; encoded by the coding sequence ATGAACAAAAGTCTTGTGACTAATCTTGTCGCTGCGATTTTAGTATTGTTGGGCTTCTTGCTAGACAATGAAATTGTTTTATCAGTGGGTTTGTTTGCCTTGTCTGGCGCAATAACAAACTGGGTTGCAATTCACATGTTGTTTGAAAAGGTCCCTTTTTTATATGGTTCGGGTGTTATAACAATTAAATTTGAATCGTTTAAAGTGGCGATTAAAAACTTGGTTATGACAGAGTTCTTTACTGAGCAAAAAATTGATCAAGTAATGGCAATGGCAAAGCCCAATATTGACCTTGAGCCAGTGATAGCAGACGTGAATCTGAGCCCCGCTTATGACTCATTAATCGAAGTGATTGAAGCTTCTCAATTTGGCAGTATGCTAGGAATGTTCGGTGGCCGACAGGCTTTAGAGCCGATGCGTGAGCCGTTTATCGTGAAAATGAAAGAGGCGGTAATTGACATTTCACACAGCGACGAGTTTAAAGCTATTTTAGATGACAAGCTTTTTGCAAGTTCGCATATTGGCAGCTCATTACATACGACAGTTGAGGCGCTAGTTGATGATCGCTTAAATGAGCTTACACCCACAATGGTAAAAAATATTATTCAAACAATGATTAAAGAGCATTTAGGCTGGTTAGTGATTTGGGGTGGCGTTTTTGGTGGCTTATTTGGCTTGCTAGCAGCACTTATTTAA
- a CDS encoding fructosamine kinase family protein, with product MWNSVNEQISQAMHFDFKHTFKRQLQSPSNDKYFELANDSHRYFVKVAHVSELDRLECEAFNLKLLTQESLFMVPDCITVGSNIEFSFIVLEWLEHDKQPHDCWHIMGEHLATLHKKHTQAMFGYDNDNFLGPTVQPNRWHKKWDVFFAEERIGWQLQLLHEKGIELVNQDMFIAFIKDMLHGHLVEPSLLHGDFWRRNMGFIHAVPSIYNPACYYGDRECDIAMSELFAPLPDAFYSAYDSQYPLQNGYQQRKQIYQLYPILNNANIFAGHYLTEAKQQINLLLK from the coding sequence ATGTGGAATTCAGTGAATGAGCAAATTAGCCAAGCAATGCACTTTGACTTTAAACATACCTTTAAACGCCAATTACAATCACCTAGTAACGATAAATATTTTGAGCTTGCCAATGATTCACACCGTTACTTTGTAAAAGTTGCACATGTCAGTGAGTTAGATCGCCTTGAATGTGAAGCATTTAACCTTAAACTTCTTACCCAAGAGAGCCTGTTTATGGTTCCCGACTGCATCACAGTTGGCAGTAATATCGAATTTTCTTTCATTGTGCTTGAGTGGCTTGAACATGACAAACAACCGCATGATTGTTGGCACATTATGGGCGAGCACTTAGCAACTCTACATAAAAAACACACACAAGCCATGTTTGGTTATGACAACGACAATTTTTTAGGTCCGACAGTGCAACCAAATAGGTGGCATAAAAAATGGGATGTATTTTTTGCTGAGGAGCGCATCGGTTGGCAGCTTCAGTTGCTGCATGAAAAAGGCATAGAACTCGTTAATCAAGATATGTTTATTGCTTTTATAAAGGACATGTTACACGGTCATCTAGTCGAGCCATCTTTGTTACATGGTGACTTTTGGCGCAGAAACATGGGATTCATTCATGCTGTTCCAAGTATTTACAACCCTGCCTGTTATTATGGTGATCGGGAATGCGATATTGCCATGAGTGAGTTATTTGCCCCACTCCCAGACGCATTCTACAGTGCATACGATAGCCAATACCCACTACAAAATGGTTATCAGCAACGCAAACAAATTTATCAACTTTACCCTATTTTAAATAATGCGAATATTTTTGCTGGTCACTATCTGACTGAAGCTAAACAACAAATTAATTTACTCCTTAAATAA
- a CDS encoding CPXCG motif-containing cysteine-rich protein produces the protein MKNHFTQRISCPHCGHHIHVALDASDGDQDYYEDCSACCNPIHLNMHIDYAQNKLELHVDSDDEQIF, from the coding sequence ATGAAAAATCATTTCACACAACGTATTTCATGCCCTCATTGTGGTCACCATATTCATGTTGCACTAGATGCCAGTGATGGTGACCAAGATTACTACGAGGATTGCAGTGCGTGCTGCAACCCTATTCACTTGAATATGCATATAGATTACGCACAGAACAAACTAGAGTTGCATGTTGATAGTGATGATGAACAAATTTTTTAA
- a CDS encoding riboflavin synthase subunit alpha, protein MFTGIVQTQALVEHIATQEGVLRLTLNVKDAYANNLAIGASIAINGCCLTVVKFEKISQENTIISFDVIDETLKLTNLGLLKVNDMVNFERSVTFGTELGGHIVSGHIHTMAEILAITHTQDNCKIQLAIENTWQKYVLYKGFVSVNGASLTVGEVDEKGFWLHLIPETLAITNLDRYSVGDRLNIEVDQQTYTIINTVENYLARQAN, encoded by the coding sequence ATGTTTACCGGAATTGTGCAGACCCAAGCGCTAGTTGAACATATAGCGACTCAAGAAGGTGTTTTAAGGCTCACTTTAAACGTTAAGGACGCTTATGCTAATAACCTAGCAATTGGTGCAAGTATTGCTATCAATGGGTGTTGTTTAACGGTTGTAAAGTTTGAAAAGATATCACAAGAAAACACCATAATTAGTTTCGATGTAATAGATGAAACCCTTAAGTTAACCAATTTAGGCCTTTTAAAAGTAAATGATATGGTTAACTTTGAACGTTCTGTAACATTTGGCACAGAACTCGGTGGCCATATTGTGTCTGGGCATATCCATACCATGGCGGAAATTTTAGCAATTACACATACACAAGATAACTGCAAAATTCAGTTAGCAATAGAAAATACTTGGCAAAAGTATGTTCTATATAAGGGTTTTGTGAGTGTAAATGGCGCAAGTCTTACGGTAGGAGAGGTCGATGAAAAGGGCTTTTGGTTGCACCTAATCCCAGAGACTCTCGCTATAACAAACCTAGATAGATATAGTGTTGGTGACAGGCTCAATATTGAAGTTGATCAACAAACTTACACTATCATCAACACAGTTGAGAACTACTTAGCTCGGCAAGCAAATTAA
- a CDS encoding MATE family efflux transporter: MSFCSWEAKRLISLAIPVFLAQVTLILMTVVDTIMAGQVSATDLAALSIATGIWNPLMLALQGILLALTGIIAQFAGSNDKQGISHYFQQGLYLALVLSVIGLGLASLADIVLVQLNTSPAILTLSEQYIYFVKWGIFGFLLFSVYRNITEGMGMTKPAFYISLIGLAVNIPANYIFIHGKFGFDAYGGAGCGIATALVFSAMALTQVIYCHFSQKINAKSLLANFALPKVTTMWTITKVGIPISLATFFEVTLFACIPLFIAHLGAVAVAGHQIAASVTTLLFMMPLSLSIAISIRIGNLFGQKHYEQLKNAVKTSYILAAIIAFILATVTFFARDVISQLYSDNPEVLALASSIMVLACIYQLPDALQVSANGILRGLKYTAPIGYITFVSYWLIGFALGYVLARTDLIVSAMGPHGFWIGIIVGLSAAAIMLMLTVHWRFNHAPFKHT, encoded by the coding sequence ATGTCTTTTTGTAGTTGGGAAGCCAAACGGTTAATTTCTCTAGCCATCCCTGTATTTTTGGCACAAGTTACCCTTATTTTGATGACGGTGGTGGACACTATTATGGCAGGGCAAGTTAGTGCAACTGATCTCGCTGCATTGTCTATCGCTACAGGTATTTGGAACCCACTAATGCTTGCATTACAGGGAATTCTATTAGCACTAACAGGGATTATTGCTCAATTTGCTGGCTCCAACGATAAACAAGGGATCAGCCATTATTTTCAACAAGGCTTATATTTAGCGCTGGTATTGAGTGTTATTGGACTAGGACTTGCAAGCCTTGCCGACATAGTGCTGGTTCAGTTAAATACATCACCAGCGATTTTAACCCTTTCAGAGCAATACATTTATTTTGTTAAGTGGGGGATTTTTGGCTTTTTACTATTTAGCGTATATCGGAATATAACCGAAGGTATGGGCATGACTAAGCCTGCATTTTATATCAGCTTAATTGGCTTAGCAGTGAATATTCCGGCTAATTATATATTTATTCACGGAAAGTTTGGTTTTGATGCCTATGGCGGTGCAGGTTGTGGTATTGCGACCGCCCTAGTGTTCAGCGCAATGGCGTTAACACAAGTTATATACTGCCACTTCAGTCAAAAAATTAACGCCAAATCTTTATTAGCAAACTTTGCCTTACCTAAAGTAACGACTATGTGGACAATTACAAAAGTGGGTATTCCAATTTCTTTAGCAACTTTTTTTGAAGTAACTCTATTTGCATGTATCCCTTTATTCATAGCGCATCTAGGAGCCGTTGCTGTAGCGGGCCACCAAATTGCTGCCAGTGTCACAACATTGTTATTCATGATGCCGCTGAGCTTATCTATTGCGATTAGTATTCGTATTGGAAACCTATTTGGCCAAAAGCATTACGAACAACTTAAAAATGCAGTTAAAACCAGCTATATTTTAGCCGCAATAATTGCCTTTATATTAGCCACTGTCACTTTTTTTGCACGTGATGTGATAAGTCAATTATATTCTGATAATCCTGAAGTACTCGCTCTTGCTTCATCAATCATGGTGCTTGCTTGTATCTATCAATTACCCGATGCACTACAGGTATCAGCTAATGGTATTTTGCGAGGATTAAAATACACTGCCCCTATTGGTTATATTACCTTTGTGTCATACTGGTTGATCGGCTTTGCTCTTGGCTACGTACTTGCTCGTACAGATTTAATAGTATCAGCAATGGGCCCACACGGCTTTTGGATTGGAATTATTGTAGGTTTAAGTGCTGCGGCTATTATGTTGATGCTTACAGTACATTGGCGATTTAACCATGCACCTTTTAAACATACCTAA
- a CDS encoding DUF3080 family protein translates to MVSFLVVACSESSGELNQTYAQRLHNVLKFNDFELKKPTTFPVQHDKIDAHNNTTIGMLELAQLRQCKLAILIAEHNNQLGKTASAANILKYQLDFLQSANTCLATLDQNDELYKKIAFTAEQKTIALPTFFQAMLNNEPEFKQTWQLTSVHLAEDTAGFTETEQAMKEFAKLAEQINSGNVKNVDTESIVKNLQVLNQFNYNKLLISAARTQISYNNQLTKLLTQFSSNELCPLNKNKQKARTLSNIFKKFYLQQLQPYQSFLTGKLEALQPLYLQVWGDTSMHRYVSASGEHAILEQLKQSAKSHVQWWQNFYKECEISPL, encoded by the coding sequence ATGGTGAGCTTCCTTGTCGTTGCTTGTTCTGAGTCTTCGGGAGAACTTAATCAAACCTATGCACAGCGGCTACACAATGTTCTTAAATTTAACGATTTTGAGTTAAAAAAGCCGACTACTTTCCCTGTTCAACATGACAAAATTGACGCACATAATAATACGACCATTGGCATGCTTGAGCTTGCCCAACTGCGTCAATGTAAACTCGCGATTCTAATCGCTGAGCACAATAACCAACTTGGCAAAACCGCTTCAGCTGCAAATATATTGAAATACCAATTAGATTTTTTACAAAGTGCAAATACTTGCTTAGCAACCCTTGATCAAAATGATGAGCTTTATAAAAAAATAGCATTTACAGCAGAGCAAAAAACAATCGCCCTACCTACTTTTTTTCAAGCTATGCTCAACAACGAACCAGAATTTAAACAAACTTGGCAGCTAACATCTGTGCATCTTGCAGAAGATACCGCTGGTTTTACTGAGACAGAACAGGCGATGAAAGAATTTGCCAAACTTGCTGAGCAGATAAATTCAGGTAATGTAAAAAATGTAGATACTGAGTCAATTGTTAAAAACTTACAGGTTTTGAACCAGTTCAATTACAATAAACTTTTAATATCAGCAGCAAGAACACAGATTAGTTATAATAACCAACTAACAAAACTTTTAACTCAGTTTTCAAGTAACGAGTTATGCCCTCTCAATAAAAATAAACAAAAAGCACGCACATTAAGTAATATCTTCAAAAAGTTTTATTTGCAGCAATTACAGCCCTATCAATCATTTTTGACAGGTAAGTTAGAAGCCCTACAGCCACTCTACTTACAAGTGTGGGGTGATACCTCAATGCATCGTTATGTATCTGCTTCTGGCGAACATGCTATTTTAGAGCAGCTAAAGCAATCAGCGAAAAGCCACGTACAATGGTGGCAAAACTTTTATAAAGAGTGTGAAATTAGCCCGTTATGA
- a CDS encoding DMT family transporter — protein MNWFLLIIAGLLEVAWAYGLKQSNGFSKPLVSFLTLLTMSASFYCLSLALKSLPLSLAYAVWVGIGVIGSALIGMTLLGEGVSLLKVLSLLFIAMGIIGLKVAS, from the coding sequence ATGAATTGGTTCTTACTTATTATTGCAGGCTTATTGGAAGTTGCTTGGGCATACGGCTTAAAGCAATCAAATGGCTTTAGCAAACCACTTGTTTCTTTTTTAACACTCCTCACTATGTCTGCAAGCTTTTATTGCTTGAGTTTGGCTCTTAAATCTTTGCCCTTAAGTTTAGCCTATGCTGTTTGGGTGGGTATTGGCGTAATTGGTTCAGCTCTCATAGGAATGACATTGCTAGGTGAGGGAGTAAGCTTACTAAAAGTGCTTAGCCTCTTATTTATTGCAATGGGTATCATCGGGCTTAAAGTTGCCAGCTAG
- a CDS encoding substrate-binding periplasmic protein, with translation MKVLAVIIFIFSYQAFAGLTPITYQLDGKEVTENAVRYKDGYGYNLGAKKTLRLVTLDWPPYIDENLCNKGWLYQFTVQSLLKKGYGVYIGFYPWARAVREAELGKADILFPEYLIEDDVISDNFLNQTRNSLLALSQPMPGGDLSFVTLKGNSITFNGDLKSIKEHVIGVVRAYKNTKKLDTMIDNKELDTIVANNEYQLIHLLLSNRVSLIVADLEVLKASVFKSELSNSDKQRIIESLVAIEPSLEYKPLYYSVSKASPNWKSTLKDLNDEINTMHKSGKFDEFIEGMKQQCYGLEKAA, from the coding sequence ATGAAAGTACTTGCTGTTATTATATTTATCTTTTCGTATCAAGCATTCGCTGGACTTACTCCTATTACTTACCAACTCGATGGCAAAGAAGTTACTGAAAATGCTGTACGCTATAAAGATGGTTATGGTTACAACTTAGGTGCTAAAAAAACGCTTCGATTAGTAACCTTGGATTGGCCACCTTATATTGATGAAAACCTATGTAACAAAGGCTGGCTCTACCAATTTACGGTTCAATCTTTACTTAAAAAAGGTTATGGTGTCTATATTGGCTTTTACCCATGGGCTCGCGCTGTTAGAGAAGCCGAATTAGGAAAAGCCGATATCTTATTCCCTGAATATCTCATTGAAGACGATGTAATATCTGACAACTTTCTCAACCAAACTCGCAATAGTCTGTTAGCTTTAAGTCAACCAATGCCAGGTGGGGACTTATCTTTTGTAACTTTAAAAGGTAACTCGATTACATTCAATGGTGACCTTAAATCAATCAAGGAGCATGTTATAGGTGTAGTCCGTGCTTATAAAAACACCAAAAAACTTGATACGATGATCGACAACAAAGAGCTTGATACCATCGTCGCTAATAATGAATACCAACTTATTCATTTATTACTCAGCAATCGTGTCAGCCTTATTGTTGCAGACCTAGAGGTATTAAAAGCAAGCGTATTTAAATCAGAGCTATCTAACAGTGATAAGCAAAGAATTATAGAATCTCTAGTTGCTATAGAGCCAAGCCTAGAATACAAACCACTTTATTATTCTGTTAGCAAAGCAAGCCCAAATTGGAAAAGTACCTTAAAAGATCTCAATGATGAAATAAACACCATGCATAAAAGCGGCAAGTTTGACGAGTTCATCGAAGGAATGAAACAACAGTGCTACGGATTAGAAAAAGCGGCGTAA
- the prpF gene encoding 2-methylaconitate cis-trans isomerase PrpF gives MAFKPQIKVPATYMRGGTSKGVFFNLTDLPEPAQVAGEARDNLLLRVIGSPDPYQKQTDGMGGATSSTSKTVILSKSAKADHDVDYLFGQVAIDKAFVDWSGNCGNLTSAVGAFAVSNGLVDASKIPDNGVVEVKVWQVNISKTIIVHVPITNGEVQETGDFELDGVTFPAAEVKLEFMEPADGEGALFPTGNLVDELEVPGIGMLSATMINAGIPTVFINASEVGYDGTELQEAINGDASALEKLETIRAYGALKMGLISHIDEAKARQHTPKVAWVAPAKTYHASSGKVVSDTEIDLVVRAMSMGKLHHAMMGTAAVAIGTAAAIPGTLVNLAAGGGERQEVNFGHPSGTLKVGAAATLVDGNWQVTKASMSRSARVLMEGWVRVPE, from the coding sequence ATGGCATTTAAACCACAAATTAAGGTGCCAGCGACCTATATGCGTGGCGGCACCAGTAAAGGGGTGTTCTTTAACTTAACTGATTTACCTGAGCCTGCCCAAGTGGCAGGTGAGGCGAGAGATAACCTGTTATTACGTGTGATTGGCAGTCCCGATCCTTACCAAAAACAAACTGATGGTATGGGCGGTGCAACCTCGAGCACCAGTAAGACGGTGATTTTATCGAAAAGCGCTAAAGCAGATCACGATGTTGATTATTTGTTTGGTCAAGTGGCTATCGATAAAGCGTTTGTTGATTGGAGTGGTAACTGTGGCAATTTAACTTCAGCAGTCGGGGCCTTTGCTGTGTCGAATGGTCTTGTTGATGCCAGCAAAATTCCAGACAACGGCGTTGTCGAAGTTAAAGTTTGGCAAGTAAACATAAGTAAAACCATTATAGTACATGTGCCAATTACTAACGGCGAAGTGCAAGAAACCGGTGATTTTGAGCTTGATGGCGTGACCTTTCCTGCCGCTGAAGTAAAACTTGAATTTATGGAGCCAGCAGATGGCGAAGGGGCCTTATTCCCAACAGGTAACTTAGTCGATGAGCTAGAAGTGCCGGGTATTGGTATGTTGTCAGCGACGATGATCAATGCGGGTATTCCGACAGTTTTCATTAACGCCAGTGAAGTTGGCTACGATGGTACAGAGCTGCAAGAAGCCATAAATGGTGATGCATCGGCACTTGAAAAGTTAGAAACGATTCGTGCCTACGGGGCGTTGAAAATGGGGCTAATCTCTCATATTGATGAAGCAAAAGCACGTCAACATACGCCAAAAGTAGCTTGGGTAGCACCAGCTAAAACGTATCATGCATCAAGCGGAAAAGTTGTCAGTGATACAGAAATTGATTTAGTGGTACGTGCTATGTCGATGGGTAAATTGCACCATGCCATGATGGGCACCGCTGCGGTTGCAATAGGTACTGCAGCTGCTATTCCTGGTACTTTGGTAAACCTTGCTGCAGGCGGTGGTGAGCGACAAGAGGTAAACTTTGGTCATCCATCTGGCACTTTAAAAGTGGGCGCTGCTGCAACACTTGTTGATGGTAATTGGCAAGTAACAAAAGCGAGTATGAGCCGAAGTGCGCGTGTTTTGATGGAAGGCTGGGTTAGAGTGCCTGAGTAG